The following are encoded in a window of Caldicellulosiruptor danielii genomic DNA:
- a CDS encoding L-lactate dehydrogenase, protein MRKPGKIVIIGTGFVGASTAFALVDAGLATELVLIDVNFAKAEGEAMDLNHGISFVKPVKIWAGDYVDCKDADIIIITAGANQKPGETRLDLTHKNAQITKSIVENIIKYTQDAILLMVTNPVDVLTYVMYKVSGLPKNQIIGSGTVLDSSRFRYLLAQHCQVDVRNVHAYILGEHGDSEIAAWSLTNIGGVNFMQECLLCGKNCSPEVKEQIFNKVKNAAYEIIERKGATYYAIALAVRRIVEAIIRDENSILPVSSIVDDVYGVKDVAISLPAVVNKSGVVKVFDVPLTDEEKEKLKNSAQVIKSVIESLKL, encoded by the coding sequence ATGAGAAAACCGGGTAAAATTGTGATAATTGGAACAGGATTTGTGGGTGCATCAACTGCTTTTGCTCTTGTAGATGCCGGGCTTGCAACAGAACTTGTTCTGATTGACGTAAATTTTGCAAAAGCTGAAGGTGAAGCAATGGATTTGAATCACGGAATATCCTTTGTAAAACCTGTCAAGATATGGGCAGGTGATTATGTAGATTGTAAAGATGCTGATATAATAATAATCACTGCTGGTGCTAACCAAAAACCTGGTGAAACAAGGCTTGACCTTACTCATAAAAATGCACAGATTACAAAGTCGATAGTGGAAAACATTATCAAATACACGCAGGATGCAATACTTTTAATGGTCACCAACCCTGTTGATGTTCTCACTTACGTAATGTATAAAGTTTCAGGTCTGCCAAAAAATCAGATTATAGGCTCTGGAACAGTCTTAGACTCTTCGCGGTTCAGATACCTTTTAGCACAGCATTGCCAGGTCGACGTGAGAAATGTTCATGCATATATCTTGGGCGAACATGGAGACAGTGAAATTGCTGCATGGTCGCTTACAAACATAGGCGGCGTGAATTTTATGCAAGAGTGCCTTTTGTGCGGGAAAAACTGCTCACCTGAAGTAAAAGAGCAAATTTTTAACAAGGTAAAAAATGCTGCATATGAAATAATTGAAAGAAAAGGAGCAACATATTATGCCATTGCATTGGCTGTTAGAAGAATTGTTGAAGCTATAATCAGAGATGAAAATTCTATACTGCCTGTCTCATCAATAGTTGATGATGTATATGGGGTGAAAGATGTTGCAATTTCCCTTCCTGCAGTTGTCAACAAAAGCGGAGTTGTAAAGGTATTTGATGTACCGCTGACAGATGAGGAAAAAGAAAAGCTCAAAAACTCTGCTCAGGTAATAAAAAGTGTTATAGAGTCTTTGAAATTATAA
- the holA gene encoding DNA polymerase III subunit delta, whose translation MAEKSKEIIKELNSQLLKKDFKKIYLFYGQEIFLIDEYTRRFSHAITSGNLNNIVKFDGETANYNDVINEMFSISFDLEPKVLIFKNFFKYSTTNSSLNLSAIIDNLKNFRSDSTYVIFKEYEAKETKLFSALKQIAFSAEFVQPSMPDLIKWVQNVMSKEGKAISENIAQEIILHYNKDMMLIYNYLQVLISYLGKRSKITHDDILKTLTDNPQDHIFQMLDAFATKDLESGYKYLRELYQLKTSVSKILALILRHFKILGMLKETQETNKKQIAKQLGILEFFIDKYKKQAETFTLDKIKTIIQKTIEYEYMIKRGQIDDETALEMLLYQIVK comes from the coding sequence ATGGCTGAAAAATCAAAAGAGATTATAAAAGAGTTAAATTCACAACTTTTGAAAAAGGATTTCAAGAAAATTTATCTTTTTTATGGACAGGAAATATTTTTGATTGACGAATATACAAGACGCTTTAGCCATGCTATCACAAGTGGGAACTTGAACAACATAGTAAAGTTTGACGGTGAGACTGCAAATTATAACGATGTAATAAACGAAATGTTTTCAATATCTTTTGATTTAGAACCAAAAGTGCTAATTTTCAAAAACTTTTTCAAGTATTCAACTACAAACTCCAGTCTTAATCTTTCTGCTATCATAGATAATCTCAAAAATTTTAGAAGTGACAGTACTTATGTAATCTTCAAAGAATACGAAGCAAAAGAAACCAAATTATTTTCTGCCCTCAAACAAATAGCATTTTCTGCAGAATTTGTGCAGCCTTCCATGCCCGATTTGATTAAGTGGGTTCAAAATGTAATGTCAAAAGAAGGGAAAGCAATCTCTGAAAATATAGCACAGGAGATTATCCTTCACTACAACAAGGACATGATGCTTATCTACAATTATTTACAAGTTCTCATTTCATATCTTGGCAAAAGAAGCAAGATTACGCATGATGATATATTAAAGACCTTGACCGACAACCCACAAGACCATATATTCCAGATGCTTGATGCTTTTGCGACAAAGGATTTGGAAAGCGGCTATAAATACTTAAGAGAGCTGTATCAGCTCAAAACAAGTGTCAGCAAGATTTTGGCTTTGATTTTACGACATTTTAAGATACTTGGTATGTTAAAGGAGACGCAGGAGACAAACAAAAAACAGATCGCAAAACAACTTGGCATTCTTGAATTCTTTATTGATAAGTACAAAAAACAGGCAGAAACCTTTACCCTTGATAAAATAAAAACTATAATTCAAAAGACCATTGAATACGAGTATATGATAAAAAGAGGACAAATTGATGATGAAACAGCGCTTGAAATGCTTTTGTATCAGATTGTAAAATAA
- a CDS encoding ABC transporter ATP-binding protein, which translates to MAAKLLEVKNLKTSFFTHVGEVKAVNDVSFDVYEGQTVGIVGESGSGKSVTSMSIMRLIAPPGKIVDGQIIFEGKDLLKLSEKEMRDIRGNKISMIFQDPMTSLNPVFTIGNQLIEAIKIHDKVSKAQAKKRAVEMLKLVGIPSPERRLSQYPHEFSGGMRQRVMIAMALSCNPKLLIADEPTTALDVTIQAQILDLLKKLQQQLKMSIILITHDLGVVADICQKVIVMYGGIIVEEGTVDDIFYNPKHPYTWGLLRSVPKMHLGLKKRLVPIEGQPPDLLKPPKGCPFAPRCEYAMRVCLEIRPPLFEVGDDHRSRCWLNHQYAPQSLLERAKAANE; encoded by the coding sequence TTGGCTGCAAAATTGTTAGAAGTAAAGAACCTGAAAACATCATTTTTTACACATGTTGGAGAGGTAAAGGCAGTAAACGATGTTTCGTTTGATGTATATGAAGGGCAGACTGTGGGTATTGTAGGTGAATCTGGAAGCGGTAAAAGTGTGACCTCAATGTCAATTATGAGACTTATTGCGCCACCCGGTAAAATTGTTGACGGTCAGATTATATTTGAAGGTAAGGACTTACTTAAGCTTTCTGAGAAAGAGATGAGAGACATAAGAGGAAACAAAATAAGTATGATATTTCAGGACCCGATGACTTCTTTAAACCCTGTTTTCACAATTGGAAATCAATTGATTGAGGCAATAAAGATTCATGATAAAGTGTCTAAGGCTCAAGCTAAAAAAAGAGCGGTTGAGATGTTAAAGCTTGTTGGTATTCCAAGTCCTGAGCGAAGACTTTCGCAGTACCCTCATGAGTTTTCGGGTGGTATGCGTCAGAGAGTTATGATAGCTATGGCACTTTCGTGCAACCCAAAGCTTTTAATTGCAGATGAGCCAACAACTGCACTTGATGTTACCATCCAGGCTCAGATATTAGACCTTTTGAAAAAACTTCAACAGCAGCTAAAAATGTCAATTATACTCATTACTCATGACCTCGGTGTTGTGGCAGACATATGTCAAAAGGTAATTGTGATGTACGGTGGAATTATTGTTGAGGAAGGCACTGTTGATGATATATTTTACAACCCCAAGCATCCATATACATGGGGGCTTTTGAGGTCTGTTCCAAAGATGCATTTAGGTCTTAAGAAAAGACTAGTGCCGATTGAGGGCCAGCCACCAGATCTTCTAAAGCCGCCGAAAGGATGTCCGTTTGCACCAAGGTGTGAATATGCAATGAGAGTATGCTTGGAAATAAGACCACCACTTTTCGAAGTTGGAGATGACCACAGGTCAAGGTGCTGGCTGAATCACCAGTATGCTCCACAGAGCTTGCTGGAAAGAGCAAAAGCAGCAAACGAGTAA
- a CDS encoding M20 family metallopeptidase — MDLFIKLRRELHELAELSYKEFKTQKYIIERLSEWGIENFPIAKTGVIGIINRSEECIGIRSDMDAILVEGQPRHCCGHDFHMAVVLGTAKVLVDMGFEGCVKFIFQPAEEGPGGAKRVIQEGGLENPKVTKLFGFHVWPGVDVGTIEVSSGAIMASVDDFEIEFIGKGGHAAMPEVTKNPVYPATDFIQSANNIFCAFSNKLLPFHVSFSSISSGQTFNVISERCKIKGTVRTFDSSMQEYIYKNIKKLAKLSAQKYDCQVNINYYFQYPPLINNQSATEEFIDVAKSLLGPENVKKAIPSFTAEDFAFYCQEVPSIYFRLGIKEKGKGENPLHSPYFDASENSIFYGIFLLAGYLLAT; from the coding sequence ATGGACCTGTTTATCAAGCTAAGAAGAGAATTACATGAGCTTGCAGAACTTTCGTATAAAGAATTTAAGACACAAAAATATATTATAGAAAGACTTTCAGAGTGGGGCATTGAAAACTTTCCAATAGCAAAAACAGGCGTGATTGGAATTATAAATAGGTCTGAGGAATGTATTGGAATAAGAAGCGACATGGACGCTATTTTGGTTGAAGGTCAACCAAGACACTGCTGTGGTCACGACTTTCATATGGCAGTGGTACTGGGAACGGCAAAAGTACTTGTAGACATGGGCTTTGAAGGATGTGTAAAGTTTATATTTCAGCCTGCTGAGGAAGGGCCTGGAGGGGCAAAAAGAGTAATCCAAGAAGGCGGACTTGAAAATCCAAAAGTGACAAAGCTTTTTGGATTTCACGTGTGGCCAGGCGTTGATGTTGGAACAATTGAGGTTTCAAGTGGTGCCATCATGGCAAGTGTGGATGACTTTGAGATTGAATTTATTGGAAAAGGTGGACATGCTGCAATGCCAGAAGTTACTAAAAATCCAGTTTATCCTGCCACTGATTTTATTCAGAGCGCAAACAACATTTTTTGCGCGTTTTCAAATAAATTATTGCCTTTTCATGTCTCCTTCTCATCCATCAGCAGTGGACAGACTTTCAATGTAATTTCAGAAAGGTGTAAAATAAAAGGAACTGTAAGAACATTTGATAGTAGTATGCAAGAATATATCTATAAAAACATAAAGAAACTAGCAAAACTTTCTGCTCAAAAATATGACTGTCAAGTTAATATAAATTATTATTTTCAATATCCACCTTTGATAAATAACCAATCCGCTACTGAAGAGTTTATTGATGTAGCAAAAAGTCTCCTTGGCCCTGAGAATGTAAAAAAGGCTATCCCAAGCTTTACAGCAGAAGACTTTGCATTTTATTGTCAAGAAGTTCCTTCGATTTATTTCAGGCTCGGCATAAAAGAAAAGGGCAAAGGAGAAAATCCTTTGCACTCTCCATACTTTGATGCATCAGAAAACAGCATCTTTTACGGTATATTTCTTCTGGCAGGGTATTTACTTGCTACTTAA
- a CDS encoding ABC transporter permease, protein MENISKELFVPVPKEERQTETIVRPSMSYWQDAWRRLKANKVAMASMWTIVFFVLLAIIGPIVMPYKYDQQIRGHEALPPSITHLFGTDELGRDLFVRCLYGMRISLSIGIVATIINIVIGVLYGGISGYIGGKVDNIMMRIVDILYSIPLMIYVILLSVSLKPALEDLFDKYSFLSGLQTVGAPLVCIYIALGLTYWISMARIVRGEILSLKQQEYVTAAKTIGASGWRILLRHLIPNSMGSIIVTATLQIPSAIFTESFLSFIGLGVDAPVPSLGSLASDGVNGFISYPYRLFFPSLLLCLIILAFNLFGDGLRDALDPRMRK, encoded by the coding sequence ATGGAGAATATATCAAAAGAACTTTTTGTCCCAGTTCCAAAAGAGGAAAGGCAGACAGAAACAATTGTAAGGCCCAGCATGAGCTACTGGCAGGATGCATGGAGAAGACTTAAAGCTAATAAAGTAGCAATGGCATCAATGTGGACAATAGTGTTTTTTGTATTGCTTGCTATTATTGGTCCAATTGTTATGCCATATAAATATGACCAGCAGATTAGAGGTCATGAAGCATTGCCACCGTCGATTACTCACTTATTTGGAACCGATGAACTTGGTAGAGATTTGTTTGTAAGATGCTTGTATGGTATGAGAATCTCTCTTTCCATAGGAATTGTTGCAACAATTATAAATATTGTGATTGGTGTTTTATATGGGGGCATCTCAGGGTATATAGGTGGCAAGGTTGACAATATAATGATGAGAATAGTTGATATTCTGTACAGCATACCTTTGATGATTTACGTTATTCTTCTTTCAGTATCACTGAAACCTGCTTTGGAAGATCTTTTTGATAAGTATTCATTTTTGAGCGGGCTTCAGACAGTGGGTGCACCACTTGTTTGTATATATATTGCTCTGGGACTTACTTACTGGATTTCAATGGCCAGGATTGTACGTGGTGAGATATTGAGCTTAAAACAGCAAGAGTATGTTACAGCGGCAAAGACAATTGGAGCAAGTGGTTGGAGGATTTTGCTCAGGCACTTGATTCCGAACAGCATGGGGTCAATTATAGTTACTGCTACACTGCAGATTCCAAGCGCTATTTTTACTGAGTCTTTCTTGAGCTTTATTGGCCTTGGTGTTGACGCACCTGTTCCATCGCTTGGTTCTTTAGCATCAGACGGTGTTAACGGCTTTATATCATACCCTTATAGGTTATTTTTCCCATCGCTTTTGTTGTGTTTGATAATACTTGCATTCAACTTGTTTGGTGATGGGCTCAGAGATGCACTTGACCCACGAATGAGAAAGTAA
- the rpsT gene encoding 30S ribosomal protein S20, producing MANTKSAKKKIKVIRRRTIENKIQKFKMKKAIKEVKKALLSGDIEKAKELYSKAAKLIDQTAAKGVIHKNNASRKKSRLMKLINKYAALSSPQPELKAQ from the coding sequence TTGGCAAACACAAAGTCTGCTAAAAAGAAGATAAAAGTTATAAGGCGTAGAACTATTGAAAATAAGATTCAAAAGTTTAAAATGAAAAAAGCTATAAAAGAGGTCAAAAAAGCTCTGCTTAGCGGTGACATCGAAAAGGCAAAAGAACTTTACTCAAAAGCTGCAAAGCTCATTGACCAGACAGCTGCAAAAGGTGTTATACACAAGAACAATGCTTCAAGAAAGAAATCAAGACTTATGAAGCTAATCAACAAGTACGCTGCTCTGTCTTCGCCACAGCCAGAATTAAAAGCTCAATAA
- a CDS encoding ABC transporter permease: MARYILKRIVWSIVSLFVIITVTFFLMRMIPGGPFTGEKTLPEQILQNLNEKYGLNKPLAVQYVKYLNSLLHGDLGISMRNQGRTVNEIIAETFPVSAKVGILAIILSLLIGIPLGIWSAVHQGKWQDNLSMVIATIFITIPGFVLAVILMYIFGVKLQLVPIMGLDEPRSYILPVVTLAAYPISFIARLIRSSMLESLSQDYIRTARAKGLSDFIVIYKHALKNSLIPVVTYLGPLIAGILTGSFVVEKIFSIPGMGRFYVDSISNRDYSLVMGTTIFYAAFLILMNLIVDIIYVFIDPRIKLED; the protein is encoded by the coding sequence GTGGCAAGATACATACTCAAAAGGATAGTGTGGTCCATTGTATCATTATTCGTAATAATTACTGTTACATTTTTTCTCATGAGAATGATACCTGGTGGTCCTTTCACCGGAGAAAAAACGTTGCCTGAGCAGATTTTGCAAAATCTAAACGAAAAATATGGACTTAACAAACCGCTTGCAGTCCAGTATGTTAAGTATTTAAATAGTCTTTTGCACGGCGATTTGGGAATTTCAATGAGAAATCAGGGCAGAACAGTGAATGAGATTATCGCAGAAACCTTTCCTGTCTCTGCAAAGGTAGGTATTTTAGCTATAATCTTAAGCCTCCTTATAGGGATACCTCTTGGTATTTGGTCAGCTGTGCATCAGGGAAAGTGGCAGGATAACTTGTCTATGGTGATAGCTACAATTTTCATTACAATACCTGGATTTGTGCTTGCGGTGATTTTGATGTACATCTTTGGTGTAAAGCTTCAGCTTGTACCTATTATGGGGCTGGATGAGCCAAGAAGTTATATTCTTCCAGTTGTAACGCTGGCAGCTTATCCAATATCCTTTATTGCAAGGCTTATTCGAAGCAGTATGCTTGAAAGTTTGTCACAGGACTATATTAGAACTGCACGTGCGAAAGGACTTTCAGATTTCATAGTTATATACAAACATGCGCTGAAAAACTCTTTGATACCTGTTGTAACATACTTAGGTCCTTTAATTGCAGGAATACTCACTGGTAGTTTTGTTGTTGAAAAGATTTTTTCAATCCCAGGAATGGGAAGGTTCTATGTTGATAGTATATCAAACAGGGACTATTCGCTTGTGATGGGAACCACAATATTTTATGCAGCATTTTTGATACTAATGAATCTTATTGTAGATATTATCTATGTATTTATAGACCCGCGTATAAAACTTGAGGACTGA
- a CDS encoding dipeptide ABC transporter ATP-binding protein: MNEVLIEVKNLRKYFPVKMGLGKKAYIKAVDDVSFFIKKGETLGLVGESGYGKSTTGRTIIRLYEPTSGQIIFKGEDITKKDMLPYRKSMQMIFQDPYASLNPRMTVGDIIGEPLEIHNIAKGNEKKERVQELLRLVGLSSEHANRYPHEFSGGQRQRIGIARALAVEPEFIICDEPISALDVSIQAQIVNMLEDLQGQLGLTYLFIAHDLSMVKHISSRVGVMYLGKLVELAESNELYSNPLHPYTQALLSAIPIPDPKISKERTRIILEGDVPSPLNPPTGCRFRTRCKYAFDRCKEEEPTFKDVGSGHYVACHLMDRK, translated from the coding sequence TTGAATGAGGTTTTAATTGAAGTAAAAAATCTAAGAAAGTACTTTCCAGTTAAAATGGGACTGGGGAAAAAAGCATATATAAAAGCAGTGGATGATGTGAGCTTTTTCATAAAAAAGGGTGAAACATTGGGGCTTGTTGGTGAAAGCGGATATGGCAAGTCTACCACAGGAAGAACTATTATAAGGCTTTATGAGCCAACAAGCGGGCAGATTATTTTCAAAGGAGAAGATATAACAAAAAAGGACATGCTTCCTTATAGAAAATCAATGCAGATGATTTTCCAGGACCCGTATGCCTCACTCAATCCAAGGATGACAGTTGGTGATATTATAGGTGAGCCGCTTGAGATACACAATATAGCAAAGGGCAACGAAAAAAAAGAAAGAGTTCAAGAACTCTTAAGACTTGTAGGTCTCAGCAGCGAGCATGCAAACAGGTACCCGCACGAATTTTCTGGTGGTCAGAGACAGCGAATTGGTATTGCAAGAGCTTTGGCTGTTGAGCCTGAGTTTATCATATGCGATGAGCCAATTTCAGCACTTGATGTTTCAATACAGGCTCAGATTGTGAATATGCTTGAAGACCTGCAAGGGCAGCTTGGGCTGACCTATTTGTTCATTGCTCATGACCTTTCAATGGTAAAACATATAAGCAGCAGGGTAGGTGTAATGTATTTAGGAAAGCTTGTGGAACTTGCAGAAAGCAACGAGCTTTACAGCAATCCTTTGCATCCTTATACGCAAGCGCTACTTTCTGCAATACCAATACCTGACCCGAAAATATCAAAAGAGCGTACAAGGATTATATTAGAAGGCGATGTTCCAAGCCCTCTCAATCCGCCAACCGGTTGCAGGTTTAGAACAAGATGCAAGTATGCATTTGACAGGTGCAAAGAGGAAGAGCCAACATTTAAGGATGTAGGTTCTGGTCATTACGTAGCCTGCCATTTGATGGACAGAAAATAA
- a CDS encoding peptide ABC transporter substrate-binding protein: protein MKKRIIATFILVVFLVTGLFLSSNYKGAVAASSKQVFTYINGAEPRYLDPALNTAADAANIIINVFEGLTRVNVKGETVPGMAEKWTVSKDGLTYTFYIRKNAKWSDGQPVTAYDFEYAWKRALDPKTASEYAYQLYYIKNGRKFNEGKAKASDVGVKALNATTLQVTLESPTPYFLDLTNFPTYFPVRKDIVEKYGDKWATVPKTYIGNGPFIMTKWVHNSYIEFKKNPKYWDAKSITLEKIVYKLSEDDKANLMAYEAGQVDGAESVPTDEIPRLIREKKLKIWPLLGTYYYDVNCKVKPFNDKRVRQALSLAIDRTYIVENIGKLGQKPATGFVPYGIKGISKDFRDESGHFLPVKADLAKAKKLLAEAGYPNGKGFPEIEIIYNTSEGHKKIAEAIQNMWQQLGIKVKLSNMDWKVLLERRHKKDYMVARDGWLGDYVDPMTFLDLFTSYSDNNNTNWSNKKYDELVDKAKRTSDRKLRMQYMMQAEKILMQDYAIIPIYFYVKGHVLRDYVKNYYISPLGFNYFMYAKIVK from the coding sequence ATGAAGAAACGCATTATAGCCACCTTTATTTTGGTCGTGTTCCTTGTGACAGGGTTGTTTTTAAGCTCAAATTATAAGGGAGCAGTAGCTGCTTCATCAAAACAGGTTTTCACCTACATCAATGGCGCCGAACCAAGATACCTTGACCCAGCACTCAACACTGCTGCTGATGCTGCAAACATTATAATCAACGTATTCGAAGGTTTGACAAGAGTAAATGTAAAAGGTGAAACTGTTCCTGGTATGGCTGAAAAATGGACAGTTTCTAAGGATGGACTTACCTACACATTCTATATAAGAAAAAATGCAAAGTGGTCAGATGGACAACCTGTGACTGCATATGATTTTGAGTATGCATGGAAAAGAGCTTTAGATCCCAAAACAGCGTCTGAGTATGCATACCAGCTTTACTACATCAAAAATGGAAGAAAGTTCAATGAAGGAAAAGCAAAAGCATCTGACGTTGGTGTGAAGGCGTTAAATGCTACAACTTTGCAAGTTACATTAGAATCACCTACACCATACTTCTTAGATCTTACAAACTTCCCAACATACTTCCCAGTAAGAAAAGATATAGTTGAAAAGTATGGTGACAAATGGGCAACAGTTCCAAAGACATATATTGGTAATGGTCCATTTATCATGACAAAATGGGTACACAACTCATATATTGAGTTTAAGAAGAATCCAAAATACTGGGATGCAAAATCTATAACACTTGAAAAGATTGTTTACAAGCTTTCAGAAGATGACAAAGCAAACCTTATGGCATATGAAGCAGGCCAGGTTGACGGTGCAGAGTCTGTGCCAACTGACGAGATTCCAAGATTAATCAGAGAAAAGAAATTGAAGATATGGCCACTTCTTGGCACATACTATTATGATGTAAACTGCAAGGTAAAACCATTTAATGACAAAAGAGTGAGACAAGCTCTTTCGCTTGCAATTGATAGAACATACATCGTAGAAAATATTGGTAAGCTTGGACAAAAGCCAGCAACTGGCTTTGTGCCATACGGTATAAAAGGTATTTCTAAGGATTTCAGAGACGAATCAGGACACTTTTTACCAGTAAAGGCTGATTTAGCAAAAGCAAAGAAACTTTTGGCAGAAGCTGGATATCCGAACGGAAAAGGCTTCCCAGAAATAGAGATTATATATAACACAAGTGAAGGACATAAGAAAATTGCAGAAGCTATTCAAAACATGTGGCAGCAACTTGGAATAAAAGTAAAACTTTCTAACATGGACTGGAAGGTTCTGCTTGAAAGAAGGCATAAAAAGGATTACATGGTTGCAAGAGATGGATGGCTTGGCGACTATGTTGACCCAATGACATTCTTGGACTTGTTCACATCATACAGCGATAATAACAATACAAACTGGAGCAACAAGAAGTATGATGAACTTGTCGATAAAGCAAAGAGAACAAGTGATAGAAAGCTTAGAATGCAGTATATGATGCAGGCAGAGAAGATTTTGATGCAAGACTATGCAATTATTCCAATTTACTTCTATGTAAAAGGTCATGTACTAAGAGACTATGTAAAGAACTATTATATTTCTCCACTTGGATTTAACTACTTCATGTATGCTAAGATTGTAAAGTAA